The Nostoc sp. 'Lobaria pulmonaria (5183) cyanobiont' genome window below encodes:
- a CDS encoding thioester reductase domain-containing protein, whose protein sequence is MPYLKPNVIVEPLFNQWYAWSYLIFPATAARYITESHLKIMQSFVDAPQVHQSALKNPAMMGAPFINYEVDRVHQIKALLEKTKEEQAHLVQLSQAIAQLDTMLTEEAKGYSLEPLYQNVPEALKGYVELVYDSNNHPSIRFIEGLLYKSQYYNPASQTVALYLGQEDERSFVLSTPRLKDERYLHLNFPFNDSRLDRLFQMRDIPQPYTQIKNLLGIAEEDEALFSLFFTEEPPQKEPKYSGDSVRIRYFGHACVLIETKDISILLDPLISYQHQEGIPRYTYADLPETIDYALITHNHQDHCMFETLLQLRHKIKHLVVPKSNSGVLLDPSMKLILKTIGFANVIEIDNLEAIDINEGQIVALPFLGEHGDLNISAKAAYLIQLKGQSILCLADSNNIEPKLYETIQKIFGDIDVIFIGMECDGAPFSWAYGSLLTKSIPRKMGATRRLDGSNADRAFELVSQFNPQQVYVYAMGQEPWLIYITSIQYTEESRPIIESNKLVEACRNRNIFSERLLGKKEILLEKNPKQVPNVKFATNYNKHLNEKKVTQSVDEFLAKLSRLDIKLWVDEDRLRCNAPKGALTPTLKTQLSDRKAEILEFLSNKSNGSETLALLNADAILDSSIRAELLTQPTVEPSCILLTGATGFVGAFLLYELLQQTSCDVYCLIRANSTELAHNKLRNYLESYLLWEEGFSSRIIPVIGDLSQPLLGLSESQFHELADTIDVIYHNGAWVHHASPYSLLKATNVLGTQEVLRLACQTKVKPVHLISATSVFSGVGDSGVRVVREQDNIDNGQVPFGGYNQSKWVAEKLVNAARDRGLPVCIYRLGRISGHSLTGVFNVNDFLYRLIIGCVQLGSIPDVELIQDIIPVDYASKAIIHLSKLQNSWGKAFHLTHPQPVSTNLFFEKLRSLGYPIQQISYDQWHTQLLNIAQNSPEHALYPLVSLLPGRNNNSQAPTSDSAVLKFDFQNTLNGLKNTSITCPTIDDQLLNIYFSYLIKNNFLVPPPIKNSAQKSHDEYIFSNLTLTQS, encoded by the coding sequence ATGCCTTATCTCAAACCCAACGTTATCGTAGAGCCATTATTTAATCAATGGTATGCCTGGTCGTACCTCATCTTCCCAGCAACAGCGGCTCGGTATATTACTGAATCGCATCTCAAAATTATGCAGTCGTTTGTCGATGCTCCACAGGTTCATCAGTCAGCACTGAAAAATCCAGCTATGATGGGCGCTCCCTTTATTAACTATGAGGTTGACCGAGTTCATCAAATAAAAGCTTTGTTAGAAAAAACGAAAGAAGAACAAGCACATCTGGTGCAGCTCAGTCAAGCGATCGCACAGCTAGACACGATGCTAACTGAAGAAGCCAAGGGATATTCCTTAGAACCTCTTTATCAAAACGTTCCTGAAGCATTAAAAGGATATGTAGAGTTAGTTTATGACTCAAACAACCATCCTTCTATTCGCTTTATTGAAGGACTTCTCTATAAAAGTCAGTACTATAATCCTGCATCCCAAACTGTTGCTTTATATTTAGGTCAAGAGGATGAACGTTCCTTTGTCCTCAGTACGCCTCGTTTAAAAGATGAGCGTTATTTACATTTAAATTTTCCCTTCAACGACTCCAGACTCGATCGCCTCTTTCAAATGAGGGATATTCCTCAACCCTATACTCAAATCAAAAATCTGTTGGGGATAGCTGAGGAAGATGAGGCATTATTTTCATTGTTCTTCACCGAAGAACCTCCTCAGAAAGAGCCAAAATATAGCGGTGATTCAGTCAGAATTCGTTACTTCGGTCATGCTTGTGTTTTAATTGAAACTAAAGACATCAGTATTTTATTAGACCCATTAATCAGCTATCAGCATCAAGAGGGCATTCCCCGCTACACCTATGCCGATTTACCGGAAACGATTGACTACGCGCTGATTACCCACAATCATCAAGACCACTGTATGTTTGAAACATTGTTGCAGTTGCGACATAAAATCAAGCATTTAGTGGTGCCGAAGAGTAACAGTGGGGTTTTACTCGATCCTTCTATGAAATTAATCTTAAAAACAATTGGCTTTGCCAATGTTATAGAAATTGACAACCTGGAAGCGATAGACATTAATGAAGGACAGATTGTTGCCTTACCTTTTTTAGGTGAACATGGGGATTTAAATATTAGCGCCAAAGCCGCTTATCTGATTCAATTAAAAGGACAATCTATTCTTTGTCTAGCAGATTCTAATAATATTGAGCCTAAACTTTATGAAACAATTCAAAAAATATTTGGAGATATTGATGTAATTTTTATCGGTATGGAATGTGATGGAGCGCCCTTTAGCTGGGCTTATGGCTCCTTACTCACAAAATCAATACCCAGAAAGATGGGTGCAACTCGGAGATTAGATGGTTCAAATGCTGACAGAGCATTTGAACTTGTCAGTCAATTTAATCCGCAACAGGTTTATGTTTATGCAATGGGACAAGAACCTTGGCTGATCTATATCACATCAATTCAATATACTGAAGAATCTCGTCCTATTATTGAGTCAAATAAGTTAGTAGAAGCGTGTAGAAATCGCAATATTTTTAGCGAACGGCTATTGGGTAAAAAAGAAATTTTATTAGAAAAAAATCCCAAACAAGTACCAAATGTAAAATTTGCTACAAATTATAACAAACACTTAAACGAAAAGAAAGTTACTCAAAGCGTTGATGAGTTTTTAGCTAAACTTAGCCGTCTCGATATCAAGCTTTGGGTAGATGAAGATCGTTTGCGCTGTAACGCTCCAAAAGGAGCGCTGACACCAACTTTAAAAACTCAGCTTTCCGATCGCAAAGCAGAAATTCTGGAGTTTCTGAGCAATAAGTCTAATGGTAGCGAAACGTTAGCGTTACTCAATGCTGACGCGATTCTAGACTCTTCCATTCGCGCTGAATTACTGACCCAGCCGACTGTTGAACCCAGTTGTATATTATTAACTGGAGCGACTGGTTTTGTTGGAGCCTTTTTACTTTACGAACTCCTGCAACAAACTTCCTGCGATGTTTATTGTCTAATTCGTGCCAACAGTACTGAATTAGCTCACAATAAGCTGCGAAACTACCTTGAATCCTATCTACTTTGGGAGGAAGGTTTTAGTAGCAGGATTATTCCAGTTATTGGAGATTTATCACAGCCACTTTTGGGACTTTCTGAGTCACAATTTCACGAGCTTGCTGATACAATTGATGTTATCTATCATAATGGGGCGTGGGTTCATCACGCTTCTCCTTACTCGTTACTCAAAGCCACCAATGTCCTGGGAACTCAAGAAGTATTGAGATTGGCGTGCCAAACGAAAGTGAAGCCAGTTCATTTGATTTCTGCTACCAGCGTGTTCTCAGGAGTTGGTGATTCTGGAGTGAGAGTAGTTCGAGAACAGGATAATATTGATAATGGTCAAGTCCCATTCGGGGGCTATAACCAGAGTAAATGGGTAGCAGAAAAGTTAGTCAACGCTGCACGCGATCGCGGACTTCCAGTTTGTATTTATAGACTCGGACGCATATCAGGACACAGCCTAACGGGTGTCTTTAATGTCAATGACTTTTTGTATAGATTGATTATCGGTTGCGTCCAACTCGGCAGTATTCCCGATGTTGAGTTGATACAGGATATTATTCCTGTAGATTATGCAAGCAAAGCTATTATTCATCTATCGAAACTGCAAAACTCTTGGGGTAAAGCCTTTCACTTGACTCATCCTCAACCAGTTTCCACAAACCTGTTTTTCGAGAAGTTGCGATCGCTTGGCTATCCGATTCAACAAATTTCTTACGATCAATGGCACACTCAACTGTTAAACATTGCACAGAATTCTCCAGAACACGCTTTATATCCTCTAGTTTCTCTGCTCCCTGGTAGAAATAATAATTCCCAAGCACCAACTTCTGATTCAGCAGTTTTAAAATTTGACTTTCAAAATACACTCAATGGTTTAAAAAATACATCCATTACTTGTCCTACTATCGATGATCAATTGCTAAATATTTACTTCTCATACCTCATTAAAAACAATTTTTTAGTACCACCACCCATTAAAAATAGCGCTCAAAAAAGCCACGATGAGTACATTTTCTCAAATTTGACGCTAACACAGAGTTAA
- a CDS encoding class I SAM-dependent DNA methyltransferase — translation MNKTDISPESRYTDYDPWAWLYNKSEAELACKGLLPNIEKLLLPHLSKGAKIFDLCCGTGQLSQELIAKGYEIVGLDGSEKMLHYARQNAPDAEFILGDARDFKLPYTFEATICTDSALNHIMSLEELKSVFSNVYKVLKENGLFLFDIGLEKRYANIFVNDGEMQENYAWTVGETYNPEEKVGTFTITMFQQNDNKLDKKPNSISLLIKNLKRIVYNKFLRRTKPSALLQLVEKDWQPSEINFSVKPYSKTEIQSVLEEVGFTSLSIYNSNGELADPENNKYAYFVGRKPSASLSLSKSD, via the coding sequence ATGAACAAAACTGACATATCTCCAGAAAGTCGCTATACAGATTACGACCCTTGGGCTTGGTTATACAATAAATCAGAAGCAGAACTAGCCTGTAAAGGGTTACTGCCAAACATAGAGAAATTACTTTTGCCACACCTTTCTAAAGGAGCGAAAATTTTCGATCTCTGCTGCGGTACAGGGCAATTATCGCAAGAGTTAATCGCTAAAGGTTATGAAATTGTTGGACTAGATGGCTCTGAAAAAATGCTGCACTATGCTCGCCAAAATGCACCAGATGCTGAGTTTATTTTAGGTGATGCTCGTGATTTTAAACTTCCTTACACATTTGAAGCTACTATTTGTACTGATTCTGCCCTCAACCACATCATGAGTCTTGAAGAACTCAAAAGTGTTTTTAGTAATGTATATAAGGTCTTGAAAGAAAACGGCCTATTTTTATTTGATATAGGCTTAGAAAAGCGATATGCCAACATCTTTGTTAATGATGGTGAAATGCAAGAAAATTATGCCTGGACTGTGGGCGAAACTTACAATCCAGAAGAAAAAGTTGGTACATTTACAATTACAATGTTCCAGCAAAATGACAATAAATTAGACAAAAAGCCAAACTCAATTAGCTTACTAATAAAAAATTTAAAACGCATAGTTTACAATAAATTTTTGCGTCGCACTAAACCATCAGCTTTATTGCAACTTGTAGAAAAAGACTGGCAACCCTCAGAAATTAATTTTTCAGTCAAGCCTTATTCCAAAACAGAAATTCAGTCAGTTTTGGAAGAAGTAGGGTTTACGTCGCTTAGTATTTATAACTCCAACGGTGAATTAGCAGATCCTGAAAATAATAAGTATGCCTATTTTGTAGGACGTAAACCTTCTGCTTCTCTCAGTTTATCAAAATCAGACTAA
- a CDS encoding aspartate aminotransferase family protein: MITNKQTSPVSTETKADLQQKHLQALIERYTKRTKKSKQMTQAYRSVLADPRVPEWFDASVKEMCYLIISQQAQGSRVWDIDGNEYIDIIMGFGSNLLGHNPPFVKEAIQEQLEKGFSLGPQSEYAGEVAELISELTGMERVAFSNTGTEAVMTAIRLARSHTKRNKIALFTSSYHGHSDGVLVGSLGLKLPKILEKLGGNILTSRINSLAFPASRGIPYSVSKNVLMLEYGNPESLNIIKANQGKLAAVIVEPIQTGKPNLQPKEFLHQLRQLTQKSGIALIFDEMVTGFRLHQGGAQAWFGVEADIAAYGKVVGGGMPIGIIAGKRAYLDRIDGGMWNYGDASSPEVEKTFFAGTHCKHPLAIAASRAVLKYLKNQGPSLQEQLNQRTSQFVERLNIYFEANKLPIQMANFGSFFGPVFTEDAVSSKSFLMGFELLRYHLFDKGILLRGEGGGFLSTAHTDEDINSILKAMKDSITELQEAGFFHIP; this comes from the coding sequence ATGATAACTAATAAACAAACTTCACCTGTTTCTACAGAGACAAAAGCAGATTTACAACAGAAACATTTACAAGCATTAATCGAACGCTACACCAAACGGACAAAAAAGTCAAAACAAATGACCCAAGCTTACCGTTCGGTTCTAGCAGACCCCAGAGTTCCAGAATGGTTCGATGCTTCCGTTAAAGAGATGTGTTATTTAATCATCAGTCAACAAGCTCAAGGATCTCGAGTTTGGGATATTGATGGAAATGAATATATCGACATCATCATGGGGTTCGGCAGCAATCTTTTAGGGCATAATCCACCATTCGTGAAAGAAGCAATTCAGGAGCAGCTTGAAAAAGGATTTTCCCTAGGCCCACAATCAGAATACGCTGGTGAAGTTGCGGAGTTAATTAGCGAACTGACAGGGATGGAAAGAGTAGCTTTTAGCAATACTGGCACGGAAGCTGTAATGACAGCAATTCGGTTGGCTCGCTCCCATACAAAGCGCAATAAAATTGCTTTATTTACTAGTTCCTATCACGGTCATTCCGATGGTGTTTTAGTCGGATCTCTCGGTCTCAAGTTGCCTAAAATACTTGAAAAGCTAGGTGGTAATATCCTAACTTCTCGTATTAATTCCCTAGCCTTTCCAGCATCTCGTGGCATTCCTTACTCAGTTAGCAAAAATGTTTTAATGCTAGAGTATGGCAACCCTGAATCTCTCAACATTATTAAAGCTAATCAGGGAAAATTAGCAGCAGTTATAGTAGAACCCATCCAGACCGGTAAACCCAATCTACAGCCGAAAGAGTTTCTACATCAACTCAGGCAATTAACTCAAAAATCAGGAATTGCCCTCATTTTTGATGAAATGGTAACAGGCTTCCGTCTTCATCAAGGAGGAGCTCAGGCTTGGTTTGGTGTTGAAGCAGATATCGCTGCTTATGGTAAGGTTGTCGGTGGAGGAATGCCGATTGGAATTATTGCCGGAAAAAGAGCCTACTTGGATCGTATTGATGGGGGTATGTGGAACTATGGAGATGCTTCTTCTCCTGAAGTAGAAAAAACCTTTTTCGCAGGCACTCACTGCAAGCACCCTCTAGCGATCGCAGCGAGTCGAGCAGTACTTAAGTATTTAAAAAATCAGGGACCCAGTCTTCAAGAGCAATTGAACCAAAGAACATCTCAGTTTGTAGAAAGATTAAATATTTACTTTGAAGCCAATAAACTACCAATTCAAATGGCGAATTTTGGCTCTTTCTTTGGTCCTGTATTTACTGAAGATGCTGTCTCCTCAAAAAGTTTTCTTATGGGTTTCGAGCTATTACGTTATCACCTTTTTGATAAAGGTATTTTGCTTAGGGGAGAAGGAGGAGGTTTCTTATCTACTGCTCATACCGATGAAGATATTAACTCGATCCTTAAAGCTATGAAAGACAGCATTACTGAACTACAGGAAGCTGGCTTTTTTCACATCCCGTAA